From one Pempheris klunzingeri isolate RE-2024b chromosome 5, fPemKlu1.hap1, whole genome shotgun sequence genomic stretch:
- the LOC139201485 gene encoding C-Jun-amino-terminal kinase-interacting protein 1-like → MDKYRPKRPTTLALFPQQPQAGTQDSINNNSLGKRDSWTDSHSSSPHIKGDLTPPDMQAKVEDKVRHSMRRPAPKPPGANGANSRATADTHGQPRDRQGSGATHTQSSSTPRSQRRGGGGRGRGVIAMRERSLRDMRGKDGVTPGKEDRRGGRLCEESKGKEKERNGYQRPREVNAVKSWAADGKGKIGAKGGNRGGGFKSNNMLSNQEVYLTAMVVPRTPVAPRSQDKSQDHGQNHDRTKHNPPALSRSSSEGGSNRMSLSSDTEGPPPGPLHPSLSQRTNPDISEEEAEGEPNPSINVQNGPILCLAGNEKTEMDCTKSEVAAGDRNTEVDSTNSFTQGDRAAAQIEPKSEVNAGLSYDSVKYTLVVDEHAQLELVSLKDCFHSYNEHNDDSDAETVYQSANEEEDPEYEEERKRREEARKQEKRNEEERRKEEEMKKKREEDVKRWREEEVKKRREVVASICKQSKVMSTITSEEDEANGGRAGASRSRKFLNLFANNSRHYSATGAGSFGVFSCVLDGVERQQSHRAVYRFVPRHADELYLETDDPVLMLKQSEDLWCQGYNMRTGTTGIFPAFYAVRVDKDSNQVQKDGCVEQFLVRFLGSVQVPIHKGNSVLCAAMQKVACNRRLAGQPPSACMLEVSVKGVKISVQDQCHSAHRGDQCFHFFQLKNISFCGCHPKHSKYFGFITKHPDQQRFACHVMMSERTLHPLAESVGRAFQQYYKEHIGYSCPTEDIFIE, encoded by the exons GACTCCATCAATAACAACTCTTTAGGCAAGAGGGACAGCTGGACGGACTcccactcttcctctccacaCATTAAAG GGGATCTAACACCACCGGATATGCAAGCAAAAGTGGAGGACAAAGTCCGGCACAGCATGCGTCGTCCAGCCCCAAAGCCACCCGGTGCCAATGGAGCTAATAGCAGAGCCACCGCAGACACACACGGCCAACCGCGGGACAGACAGGGGTCTGGGGCcacgcacacacagtcctcCAGTACACCAAGGAGTcaaaggagagggggaggaggaagaggaagaggagtgatAGCCATGAGAGAGAGGAGCCTCAGAGACATGAGAGGAAAGGATGGAGTGACACCAGGGAAAGAAgatagaagaggaggaagactgtGTGAAGAGTCCAaagggaaagagaaggagaggaatgGATATCAGAGGCCAAGAGAAGTAAATGCAGTGAAAAGCTGGGCGGCTGATGGGAAAGGAAAAATAGGTGCTAAAGGGGGTAACAGAGGAGGGGGATTCAAGTCAAACAACATGCTGTCCAACCAGGAAGTGTATCTGACAGCCATGGTGGTACCACGGACACCTGTAGCACCAAGAAGTCAGGACAAGAGCCAAGACCATG GCCAAAACCATGACAGAACCAAGCATAACCCTCCTGCCCTCTCCCGGTCCAGCAGTGAGGGAGGGTCAAACAGAATGTCTCTCAGCTCAGACACAGAGGGCCCCCCACCAGGGCCCCTGCATCCCTCTCTATCCCAGCGAACCAACCCTGATATCAGTGAGGAAGAGGCGGAGGGAGAGCCGAATCCCTCTATAAACGTCCAGAATGGTCCAATCCTCTGCCTTGCAGGTAATGAAAAAACAGAGATGGACTGTACAAAGTCAGAGGTGGCTGCAGGAGATAGAAATACTGAGGTGGATAGCACCAACTCTTTCACTCAGGGAGATCGAGCAGCTGCTCAGATTGAACCAAAGAGTGAAGTTAATGCAGGGTTAAGTTACGACTCTGTTAAATACACTTTGGTGGTTGATGAACATGCTCAATTGGAGCTGGTCAGCCTCAAGGACTGCTTCCACAGTTACAACGAGCACAATGATGACAGCGATGCAGAGACAGTCTATCAGTCAGCCAATGAGGAGGAAGACCCAGAGTATGAGGAGGAAAGGAAGCGGAGAGAGGAGGCAAGGAAGCAAG AGAAGAGGAacgaggaggagagaagaaaggaggaggagatgaagaagaagagggaagaggatgtgaagaggtggagggaggaggaggtaaagaagaggagggaagtcGTAGCAAGTATCTGCAAGCAGTCCAAAGTGATGTCAACCATAACTTCAGAGGAAGATGAGGCTAACGGAGGAAGGGCCGGAGCTTCCAGAAGTAGGAAGTTCCTCAACCTGTTTGCCAACAACAGCAGGCATTACAGTGCCACCG GTGCTGGGTCATTCGGTGtgttctcctgtgttctggATGGAGTGGAGAGACAACAAAGCCACAGAGCTGTCTACAG ATTTGTCCCTCGTCATGCAGATGAGCTATACCTAGAGACAGATGATCCAGTGTTAATGCTGAAGCAGTCTGAGGACCTGTGGTGTCAGGGTTACAACATGAGGACTGGAACTACCGGCATATTCCCTGCCTTTTACGCCGTCAGGGTGGACAAAGATAGTAACCAAG tCCAGAAAGATGGTTGTGTAGAGCAATTCCTGGTGCGATTCCTTGGTTCAGTTCAGGTCCCCATCCACAAAGGCAACAGCGTGCTATGTGCTGCGATGCAGAAG GTGGCGTGTAACAGGCGGTTAGCAGGTCAGCCTCCCTCGGCCTGCATGCTGGAAGTCAGTGTGAAGGGTGTGAAGATCAGTGTCCAGGACCAGTGTCACTCTGCTCACAGG ggGGACCAGTGTTTCCATTTCTTCCAGTTGAAGAACATCTCATTTTGTGGCTGTCATCCAAAACACAGCAA gtattttggtttcatcacCAAACATCCTGACCAACAGCGCTTTGCCTGTCATGTGATGATGTCAGAGAGGACATTACATCCTCTGGCTGAGTCAGTAGG GAGGGCATTCCAGCAGTATTACAAAGAACACATTGGCTACTCCTGTCCCACTGAAGACATCTTCATTGAATAA